AACTGCGCGGCGTGCCCTGGGCCGAAGCCCGCCAGCGCGCCGAGGCCCTCATCGCCCTGGTGGGCCTGCAAGGCTTCGAGGACACCCTGCCCCGCGACCTTTCCGGCGGCATGGCCCAGCGCGTCGCCATCGCCCGCGCGCTGATCCACGACCCCGAAGTCCTGCTCCTGGATGAGCCCTTCGCCTCCCTCGACGCCCTGACCCGCGAGCGGATGTGGGAGGAACTGCTGCGCATCTGGCAGGCTCAGCGCAAAACCGTGGTCATGGTCACCCACTCCGTCACCGAGGCCCTGCTCCTGGCGGATCGGGTGCTGGTGCTCAGCCCGCGGCCGGCGCGCATCCGCCTGGACCTGCACGTGGACCTGCCGCGCCCTCGCTCGATGAACCTGCGCTACACCCCCGAATTCGCTCGCCTGGACCGCCGCCTCCGCTCGGCCATCGGTTGGGAGTAAGGCACAGATCGGGGCCAAAGCCCTCACCTGTTTTGACGCTGGCCCCAAGGATTTGGGGAACAAAAAAGCAAGTCGGGGCAATCGCCCTGACCTGCTTTTTTAGACGCTTCCGCTTAGCAATAAGCTGGAGCGTAGCCCTGTGTTGCCGTTGATAAACAAAGTTGCTTCCGAGTTCACCGACACCCATCCAGCCCACTGCGCCCGCTTTGCAACACACTTTCGTAACCCATCTTGACCTTTTCGCCGCCTCAGCAGCCCACGCAACGCCCCGCAAAGATATCGAAGAGGAACACGCGCAATCAGCCGATGTCTTAGACCAAAAACGGACCTCCTATGCCGTAAATCATCCAACGCCTTGCTCACCGCCATCAGCGCATTCCCCCGCCTGGCCGGAACGCCCCGCGTGGCAACTGCCGCAGCCATGCGAGATTGTTCTACCCCAGGGGCGCTCAACCGACGCGCCGGCGGCTTTTGCCTCGTAGTCGTGACCTATCCCAGGGCCTCCGGATAGGTTATCTCTGCAGCACATCTCTCGTCCTCCCTGCCCTAAGGGCGGGCGCCCCGTTCGGCCGGCAAGCCGGCTGGCGCTTCCACAGCGCGCATCCACCGCTTCCACCCCGTAGATCCACCCCCTGATTCACCACCCCTGAGCTCTCCGGCCTGCCAGAGGCACGCCGGTGTCCTTCACCCTTACCCAAGATACCCCCAACTTTCCCTGCCCGTACCGCTCCTTGGTAGCCCATCTCTCTTCCTCCGCGCCACCGGGCCTGCACCAAACGCAGCACCGCACCGGCCCCCACCCGCACCCCCAGGGAAACGCTACCCCCTTCTCAGGGCGGGCGAAGCCGCTTGCCGGGCCATCGCATACCATCCGGGCAGTATGGCCAAGGCGCAGGCCGCCTGGCTACTCGCCCAGCAGGGCTGACCGTCGGCTGCGGGAGGCCTTTAGATCCAGAGGCTGCACCTTGTACAAGGATTTCCGGCGTTGGTTGATGTCCATCGGTTCCTCATGTCCTCCGATAGCACTTTAAGTGGATAGAAGACGGGAACAGCATCTCGACCAAAAGCCAGGTACAATATCCCCGCAAATTGCGCCCGCAGCAGGCTCACCTGGACGGAGGAGAAACGACATGAAGCGGATGACCACCCGGCTAAAACTATTTCTGATTCTCTTCTTCACCCTACTCATGGCCTCCCCGACCCTGGCCCAGACCTCTTCCTTCGCCGAGGTACTGGTCGACCTCTGGCCGGAGTACGACCAGCCCCAGATGCTGGTCATTCTTCACATTCAATTGCCCCCGGACCTCACCCTGCCTGCCGAGGTGACCGTACGCATCCCCGCCCGGGTGGGCGAACCCCACGCCGTGGCGATGGCCAGCGCCGACGGCACGCTGCTGGTGGCACCTTACCAGCGCACCGTGGAAGGGGAATGGGCCACCCTGACCATCACGGCCAGTTCACCCACCCTGCAGGTGGAATACTACGATACCCTCAACCGGGAAGGCAACCAGCGCCAGTACACCTATCAATGGCCCGGCTTCTCTGCGGTGGAGCACCTGGTGCTGCGCGTGCAACAACCGCCAGACGCCCAGGACTTCACCCTGACCCCCGCAGGCACGCCGGCCCAACGCGGGGAAGATGGGTTGATGTACTACACCACCGACCTGGGACAACTGGCCGAAGGAGAGGCCTTCACCCTGGAGATTGCCTACACGAAATCCAGCGACGCCCTCACCGTGCAAAACCTTCAGGTCCAACCCAGCGAACCTTTGGCTAAAGCCAACGGCCCGCTCAGTGTGTCCGATTGGCTCCCCTGGGTGCTGGCCGCCCTGGGGCTGCTGCTCATCGCCGGTGGGCTGGTGTGGTACTGGCAGAGCGGCGCCGAAATCGCGCCCGCCCCTTCTCGACGCCGCCGCCGTCGCCCCAAGCCAGCGGCCGCGCCCTCAGGCGAGGTGCGCTACTGCCCCCAGTGCGGCACCCGGGCCCAACCGGGAGATCGCTTCTGTCGTCACTGCGGAGCGCCTCTACGCTGAGTTCTCCCCACAGCATCCTCCCCGCCCGCCAAAGCCCACCGGGCGGGGAGGTTTTTTCTCCTGGAACGCTCCCTGGAATATGACCATTGTCATATCTTCCTTCGACTTTCATCCTCTCTTAATCAAGGTGTGCGAAAATACGCTTGCAAGCGATCACTTTTCCCAACTTTCAGGAGGAAGCGGCATGAAAAACCGGAGTAAATTTGTGGCGGGGATCTTACTCATCATCGCCGCCGTCGTCTATCTGATCGCCACCTCCACCAAAGCCAGCGCTCAGTACTTTCTCACCGTGGACGAGTTGCTCCAGCGCCGGGAGGAAATGACGGACAAAAATGTGCGCATTTCCGGCGCCGTCATCGGCGACACCATCCAGTACGACGCCCAAAAACTGGAACTGCGCTTCACCATCGCCCATGTTCCCGGGGATTTCGACGCCGTGGAAAAAGAAGGTGGCCTGGCTGCTGCGCTCCATGAAGCAGTAACTGACCCCAACCGGCCACGGTTGGAGGTGGTCTATTACGGCCCCAAACCCGACCTGCTGCGCGACGAAGCTCAAGCCATTCTCACCGGCCACTTGGAGGCCGACGGCGTGTTCTACGCCGACGAGTTGCTGCTCAAGTGCCCCTCGCACTACGAAGAAGCCTTGCCCGATCAGAGCAACAAATAACCCTTCTTCAGGGAGACTTCCATGGTTGCACACCTTGGGTATGGAGTGCTGCTGCTCACCTTTGTCGTGAGCCTCTATAGCGCCGCGGCCGCGGTCTACGGTGCGTTACGGCACAAAGCGGCCTGGGTGGAAAGCGCCCGCCGCGCCGCCGTGCTCACTTTCCCTCTGCTCACACTCTCCTCGCTGGCCCTGCTTTACTTGCTACTCACCGATCATTTCGAAATCGCCTATGTGGCCTCGGTCAGTAGCCGAGTCATGCCCCTTTACCTCAAGATCACAGCCTTCTGGGGTTCCCAGGCTGGCTCGCTCCTTTTTTGGTCCTGGTTAATGAGCGCCTTTGCTTCAGCCGTGATGTTGCGCCCCTGGGACCGAGACCGGGAGTTCCTACCCTGGGTGACCATGGTGACGATGGTCACCTTAGCTTTTTTCTTGTTCCTCACCGCCTTTGCTGAAAATCCCTTTGCTCGCCTGTGGGCGCTTCCCAACGGTGATGTGGTCGAGGGCCTGCTGCGCCCCCAGGGATCTATGGCTTTCATCCCCAGGGATGGAGAAGGCCTCAACCCGCTGCTGCGTCATCCAGGGATGATTTGGCACCCGCCCTTCCTCTATTTGGGCTTTGTCTCGTTCGTCATCCCCTATGCCTTCGGCCTCGCCGCCCTCATCACCCGCCGCACCGACGACCGCTGGATTCGCCTCACCCGCCGCTGGACCCTGACGGCTTGGCTGTTCCTGAGCATTGGTCTGGTGCTGGGCATGCGCTGGGCCTACGATGTGCTCGGCTGGGGCGGCTACTGGGGCTGGGACCCGGTCGAAATCGCTGCGTTGATGCCCTGGCTCACCGGCACGGCTTTCTTACACTCCGTGATCATCCAGGAAAAGCGCGGCATGTTCAAGCGCTGGAACATGGTGCTCATCATCCTCACCTACTCGCTGATGATTTTCGGCACTTTCCTCACCCGCTCTGGCGTGCTCTCCTCGGTGCACTCTTTTGCGCAAAGCGCCATCGGGCCGCTGTTCTTCGCCTTCATCGGTATCACCTTCATCGCCTCGCTCACCCTGTTGACCTCCCGGTGGGCCGACCTTAAATCTGAAAACGAAGTGGCTTCTTTCTTCTCTCGCGAAGCCCTTTTCGCCTACAACAACCTGGTGTTCATCGGGATTTTGGTGGTCTGCTTCTGGGGCGTGATCTTTCCTCTCTTTTCCGAATTGGTCACCGGCCAAAAGGTGACCGTGGGGCCGCCGTTCTACGAACGGGCCACCGCTCCGCTGTTCGCCCTGATGCTCCTGCTGATGGGCATCGCGCCCCTTTCCGCCTGGGGATACGCACAGGCCAAGACCATTGGCCGTCACCTGCTCATCCCCGTGGCGCTTTCACCTGTGCTGCCGGTGCTGTTCTACCTGCGCGGCATGCGCGCCTGGGGGGCCCTGTTGGGCTTCTGGTTGGTCAATTTAGTGGCCGCGGTGATCCTCTACGAATATGTGCGGGCGGTGCGCGCTCGCGTGCGCCGCACGGGCGAAAGCCTCCCCAGGGCCCTGGCGCAACTCATCGCCCGCAATCGTCGACGCTACGGCGGATACATCATCCACCTGGGCATCGTGCTCATGGCCCTGGGCGTCATCGGCATCGAGATGTTCCAGGTCGAAACCCAGGGCACCATCCCGGTGGGCGGCAGCCTCAGCCTGGGGCCGTACACCATGGTGTATGATAACCTGGCCGAGTTCCCCGCCTCCGATGGCCGTATTGTGGCCCGCGCCACGATCAGCGTGTACAAAAACGGGACCAAGGTGGCCGAATTGCACCCCCGCCGGGACTTCTACATCGACGCGCGTCAGCCCATGACCATCCCCGGCGTGCGCAGCACCTGGGAAGACGACTTCTATGTCATCCTGGTGGACTGGGAACCCATCTCCAGTCAGGGAGCCACTTTCAAAGTGTTCCAGAACCCCCTGGTCTCCTGGCTGTGGCTCGGCACCTTCGTTTTCATCTTCGGCACGCTGCTGGCCCTCTGGCCCACCCCAGAGCCCAGGCCTGCTGTGACCGCCTCACGGAAAGCCTGAGAGAGGCAAGCCCCTCTTCTCTCCACCCTCTTCTGGAGGTTGCGTCCATGATCTCGCTGTCCTCGTCCCCTCGTCGGGCGTTGCTCGTGTCGGCCCTCTTTGCCCTGATGCTCGGTGCCCTCATGGTCGGCGACCTGCGCACCGCGCAGGCCGAGAGCCCCACCCCCACACCGGTCATCACCGACGATATGGTCAACGCCATCGCCAAGCAACTTTACTGCCCGGTGTGCGAAAACATCCCCCTGGATGTGTGTGGCACGCAAGCCTGCGCGCAATGGCGTGAACTCATCCGCGAAAAACTACAACAAGGCTGGAGCGAAGAACAAATCAAAGCTTACTTCGTCCGGCAATACGGCGAACGGGTGCTGGCCACGCCACGCCCGCAAGGGTTTGGCCTGCTCATGTACATCCTGCCCCCAGTAGCCATTCTGCTGGGGGTCTTCATCCTCTTCCGCGCCTTGCGCAACTGGCGCACCATCCCTAACCTTGAGGCCGAAGCCGAAAAATTAGAAGACGAAGAGGACGCGTACCTGCGCGCCGTAGAAGAAGCCCTGAAAAGATCCGATTAGGCCACCATTGTGGGACAAGGAGGCCCCGTAATGAACCCGACGGAACTATTGGAGTCCCAGGAACCCGAACAAAAGACCCCTCTCACCATGATCCTCATCTGGGCCGGCGTGCTGGCCCTGCTGGCGGTGGTAGGGCTAATGCTCAAACGCACCCATCAAGGCCCTATCCAGGTGGGCGATCCCGTGCCCGATTTGAGCGTCACGGCTTTCGACGGCACCACCTACCGCCTCAGCGAACTGCACGGGAAAGTGGTCCTGATCAATTTCTGGGCCTCGTGGTGCACCACCTGCAAGGACGAAGCCGCCCCCCTGGAACAGGCCTGGCGTCAACTCTCCCCCCGGGGTGATGTGCTCTTCCTGGGGCTGGACTATGTGGACACCGAGCCAGAAGCCAAGGCCTATCTGGCCAAGTTTGACATCACCTACCCCAACGGGCCGGATTTGGGCACACGTTGGGCCCAGGCCTTTCGCATCCGGGGTGTGCCTGAAACCTACATTTTAGACAAAGAGGGCCGGCTGGCCTATATCAAAATCGGCCCCTTCGCCGGGTTGAACGAAATTCTCAACGCCATTACCCCGCTTCTGGAGCCGTAATCATGGACTTTGGTGCTTTGTTCCTCATCCTCGGCCTTGCGCTTTTGGTGGGCCTGTACATCGCCCAGCCGTTGCTCCGGCCCATGCGCCGGGCGGGCCAGAGCAGTTACGAAACCGAACTTTCGGCCCTGTTGGCCCGTCGGGACACCATCGTCAGCACGCTGGAAGACCTGGAAATGGACTTCGAATTGGGCAAGTTGAGCGAGGCGGCTTACCTGGCCCAAAAGAAGGCCTTGCTCAAAAAAGGCGCCGAAATCCTGGAACGGCTGGACGCCCTCACCGCCACCATGAGCACCAAGAGCGCAACGGACCGCCTGCAAGAGGCAGTTCGGCAACGCCGGCGCGCCTCGCGCATTCACATCGACGACGACCTCGAAGCCCTGTTGGAACAACGCCGTCGTCAGCGCCAACAACAGGCCGTCGGATTCTGCCCCCACTGTGGCGCCCCGGTGCTCCAGTCGGACCGTTTTTGCCCGAAATGCGGTACCGAATTGCAAGAATCTTCCACATCCTGAGGTAAACGATGCGTTCCCTGCGTGCACTTCTCCCCTTCCTCCTGCTCCTTCTTGTGGTCCTGCTGGCCGGTTGCAACTTCACCCTGGCCACCGACGTCACGCCTCCTCCTGGCTGGAAGCCCACCCCTGTACCCCCCACCCCTCAGGTGGAACGGCTTTACCCCCTCACGCCGCCGGACCCGGCCAACGGGGCCGCACTCTATCAGACCAAATGCGCCGATTGCCACGGCCCCGAGGGCAAGGGCGACGGCCGCCTGGCCAACCAACTCCCTAAACAGCCCCCCTCCTTCGTGGATCCTGAACACGCAGCCAACGCTTCTCCGGCCGAGTGGTTCCTCACCGTGACCCAGGGGAAGATGGACGCCCTGATGCCCTCCTTCGCCAGCCTGCCCGAGGCCGACCGCTGGGACATCGTGGCTTACATCACTTCGTTGCGCTATGCCAAGGCGGACCAGCAGCAGGGCGCCTCCCTCTATGAGGAACGCTGCGCCACCTGCCACAGCCAGGGCGAGGAAAACGCCCCGCTCACCTGGCAAAACACGGCCGGGCTTTCGGATGCTGAATTGCGCCAGATGCTCACCCAGGCCGACGGTACCAAGCACCCCGCCGTAGAAGGCCTCACCCCCGACGAAGTGCCCGCCATCATCGCCTATGTGCGCACCCTGGGCACCACCCAGGCGGTCGCCGCCGCCGAGCCCACCGCCACGGCCACGCCCCAGGCCGAGCCCACCGCCACCACGACCGCCAGCGAAACGGCCACGGCCACCACAGGCACATCGGAGGCCACTCCAGAGGCCACGGTGGAGGCCACAGCAAGCGCTACCTCCACCTCCGAAGCCAAGCCGGAACAGGTGACCATCCAGGGGACGGTCACCAACCACTCAGGCGGCGAGGTGCCCTCCGGGTTGAAGGTCACCCTCTACGGCCTGGATCGCCAAACCAGTCAGGTTGTGCTTCAGGAAGAAACGCAAACCGACGCCGACGGGAAGTTCGTCTTCAAAAACATCGAGGCCCCCTTCCATCGCATCTTCGTCGTCAGCGTGGAATACCAGGGCACCACCTATGTCTCGGACTGGGCCATTGCCTCGGGCAACGAGGAAATCGACCTCCCGGTGACCATCTACGACACCACCACCGACACCTCCACCCTGCGGGCCGACCGGCTCCACATCTTCTTCGAGTTCCCCCAGGAAGGCACCTTACGAGTGATTGAACTGTATGTCATTTCCAACGACGGCGACAAAACGGTGGTGCCGCCTTCGCCCGGCGAGCCGGTGCTGCACTTCACCCTCCCCAAAGGAGCCACCAACCTGCAGTTCCAGAATGGCGGCCTGGGCGGTCGCTTCGTCGCCACCGAGGCGGGATTCGGCGATACCCAGCCCGTGCCTCCCGGTCAGGGGAGCCATCAGGTGCTCTTTGCCTATGAGTTGCCTTACACGAAGAAGGTCTCCGTCCGCCACCCGGTCCACCTTCCCATAGACTCGGCCATCCTGATCGTGCCCGACACCGGGGGGCTCAAGGTGCGCAGCCAGATGTTCACCCCCGCCGGCACCCAGACCATCGAGGGCAAAAACTTCCAGGTCTTCCGCAGCCAGGCCCTCCAGCCCGACCAGGAAATCGCCTTCGAGGTCAGTGGCCGCCCCACTCCCGCCACCGGTCCCGACATCTCCTCGCGCGCCGGACTGGCCATCGGCCTGGGTGTCTTTGGGCTGGCGCTCATCGTCGTGGGCATCGTCCTGTGGCGACGGCCTCAGACTGCCGAAGAGGTTGCGGAAGAAGAAGCCGAATCCGATGAGGCCCCTCCGGACCTCGAAGAGGACCCCGAGACCCTGATGGATGCTATTCTGGCCCTGGACGACCTCTACCAACAAGGCAAACTCTCCGAAGAAGCCTATCAAACCCGCCGCGCCGAACTCAAAGCGCGCCTGGCCGAGTTGCTGCACGCCTCGGACAACCCGACGGCGCAAGACGACACCCCGGATGAAACCGGTGAGGAGGAGGCATGACGCCGTCCGTCGCCCAGGGGGAAGCGGTCATCCGTGTGCAGGGGTTGCTCAAGCGCTTTGGGCCCAAGACGGTGCTGCGAGGGCTCGACCTAGAGGTCTACCCCGGCGAGTTTCTCGCCCTGCTGGGGCCCAACGGCGCAGGCAAGACCACCCTGTTGCGCATCCTGGCCTCGCTCAGCCGCCCTACGGCCGGGGAGGTCCGCATCGGCGGCTATCGCCTGCCTCACGAAGCGGCCGGGGTGCGCCGACGTCTGGGCGTGGTCTCTCACCTGCCCCTGCTTTACGGCGACCTGAGCGCCGAAGAGAACCTGCGCTTTTACGGTCGCCTTTACGGAGGGAGCGACCTGGACGAGCGCATCGATGAGGCGCTCGACCTGGTGGGCTTGAGCGCCCGGCGACACGACCTGGTGCGCACCTACTCCCGGGGGATGCAGCAACGCCTGGCCATTGCCCGTGCCCTGCTGCACGACCCCGAGGTGCTCCTGCTGGACGAGCCGTACACCGGGCTGGATCAGGACGCCAGCGCCATGCTGGACAATGTGCTCAGACAGGTGGCGGCCCAGGGACGTACCATCGTGATGACTTCCCACGACCTGAGCCGCGCCGCCGCCCTGGCCACCCGCTTTGCCGTGCTTTCGCGTGGGCGCATCGTGGCCTCCGTGCGGCGCGAGGACATCGCCGATGGCGAACTTCTCGCTTTCTATCGCCGGGCGGTGAGCGGTGAGGGTGGCCCCCTCCCCCCACCTCCCGCTCCGGCCGCGCCGCCCGTTCCTCCAAAGGCGCCGGGCCAGGCTGCCCCTGCCCGCCGCGAAACCCCTTTCGGCCGCGCCACCCTGGCCGTGCTCTGGAAGGACCTGGCCGCCGAGTTTCGCAGCCGCGAGTTGCTCTCGGCCATGCTGGTCTTCGCCCTGCTGGTCATCCTCATCTTCAACTTCGCGTTGGACCTCAACCCCAAAGCCCGCCTGGCCGCCACGCCGGGCGTCCTGTGGGTTACCCTGACCTTTGCCGGCACCCTGGGCCTCAACCGCTCCATGGCTATCGAGAAAGACCGCGGCTGCCTGGACGGCCTGCTGCTGGCCCCGGTGGATCGCAGCGCCATCTACTTCGGCAAGATGCTCAGCAACCTGGCTTTCATGCTGCTGGTGGCCGCCATCGTCATGCCGGTTTACAGCCTGCTGTACAACATCAACCTCCTTCAACCGGGGCTGTTGGGCGTCGTGCTCCTGGGCTCCATCGGCTACATCGCCGTGGGCACCCTGCTGGCCACCATGTCGGTGCAGACCCGCACCCGCGAGATGCTCCTGCCCATTCTGCTTTTCCCGGTCATCGTGCCTGCCCTGATCGCTGCGGTGAAGGCCAGCAGCGGTTTACTGCAAGCGCTCCCCTTTGACGACATTCGCGCCTGGTTCAACCTATTGATCACCTACGACCTGGTGTTCACCGCGGTGGCCTACATGGTCTTTGACTACATCGTCGAAGAATAACCCCTTGCTCCAGGAGGTACTCCCTATGCCCCCCAAACCCCGCCTGTTGCACTACTTGGACAGTCTGACCATCGTGATGATGGCCATCGCCACGACCCTGGTCTTTTTCTACGCCCCCGTGGAACGGGTCATGGGGCTGGTCCAGAAGGTGTTCTACTTCCATGTGGCCGCCAACTGGGTCGGCATGCTGGGCTTCATCGTGGCCGCGGGAGCCGGCATCGCCTACCTGGTCAGCGGCCACCTCAAATGGGATGTCATGGAAGTGGCCTCGGTGGAAATCGGCATGGTCTTTTCCCTCATCGGCATCATTACCGGATCCATCTGGGCGCGCCCGGTATGGAACACCTGGTGGACCTGGGACCCCCGCCTGGTCACGGTCACCATCATGGAACTGGTATACGCCGCTTACCTTATGCTCCGCCAGGGGCTGGACGAGCCGGAACGCCGGGCGCGCTTCGGTGCCGTGTACGCCATCGTGGGCGTGCTTAGCGTGCCGCTGACCTTCCTTTCC
This genomic stretch from Anaerolineae bacterium harbors:
- a CDS encoding heme lyase CcmF/NrfE family subunit, which gives rise to MVAHLGYGVLLLTFVVSLYSAAAAVYGALRHKAAWVESARRAAVLTFPLLTLSSLALLYLLLTDHFEIAYVASVSSRVMPLYLKITAFWGSQAGSLLFWSWLMSAFASAVMLRPWDRDREFLPWVTMVTMVTLAFFLFLTAFAENPFARLWALPNGDVVEGLLRPQGSMAFIPRDGEGLNPLLRHPGMIWHPPFLYLGFVSFVIPYAFGLAALITRRTDDRWIRLTRRWTLTAWLFLSIGLVLGMRWAYDVLGWGGYWGWDPVEIAALMPWLTGTAFLHSVIIQEKRGMFKRWNMVLIILTYSLMIFGTFLTRSGVLSSVHSFAQSAIGPLFFAFIGITFIASLTLLTSRWADLKSENEVASFFSREALFAYNNLVFIGILVVCFWGVIFPLFSELVTGQKVTVGPPFYERATAPLFALMLLLMGIAPLSAWGYAQAKTIGRHLLIPVALSPVLPVLFYLRGMRAWGALLGFWLVNLVAAVILYEYVRAVRARVRRTGESLPRALAQLIARNRRRYGGYIIHLGIVLMALGVIGIEMFQVETQGTIPVGGSLSLGPYTMVYDNLAEFPASDGRIVARATISVYKNGTKVAELHPRRDFYIDARQPMTIPGVRSTWEDDFYVILVDWEPISSQGATFKVFQNPLVSWLWLGTFVFIFGTLLALWPTPEPRPAVTASRKA
- a CDS encoding cytochrome c maturation protein CcmE, whose protein sequence is MKNRSKFVAGILLIIAAVVYLIATSTKASAQYFLTVDELLQRREEMTDKNVRISGAVIGDTIQYDAQKLELRFTIAHVPGDFDAVEKEGGLAAALHEAVTDPNRPRLEVVYYGPKPDLLRDEAQAILTGHLEADGVFYADELLLKCPSHYEEALPDQSNK
- the ccsA gene encoding cytochrome c biogenesis protein CcsA, encoding MPPKPRLLHYLDSLTIVMMAIATTLVFFYAPVERVMGLVQKVFYFHVAANWVGMLGFIVAAGAGIAYLVSGHLKWDVMEVASVEIGMVFSLIGIITGSIWARPVWNTWWTWDPRLVTVTIMELVYAAYLMLRQGLDEPERRARFGAVYAIVGVLSVPLTFLSIRLFRTIHPVVIGNASPLSQGGFNMSPRMLRIFFFSLITFTVLYADLLWHRTRLGHLAAKIERLRIQTMQ
- a CDS encoding zinc-ribbon domain-containing protein — encoded protein: MDFGALFLILGLALLVGLYIAQPLLRPMRRAGQSSYETELSALLARRDTIVSTLEDLEMDFELGKLSEAAYLAQKKALLKKGAEILERLDALTATMSTKSATDRLQEAVRQRRRASRIHIDDDLEALLEQRRRQRQQQAVGFCPHCGAPVLQSDRFCPKCGTELQESSTS
- a CDS encoding ABC transporter permease → MAVLWKDLAAEFRSRELLSAMLVFALLVILIFNFALDLNPKARLAATPGVLWVTLTFAGTLGLNRSMAIEKDRGCLDGLLLAPVDRSAIYFGKMLSNLAFMLLVAAIVMPVYSLLYNINLLQPGLLGVVLLGSIGYIAVGTLLATMSVQTRTREMLLPILLFPVIVPALIAAVKASSGLLQALPFDDIRAWFNLLITYDLVFTAVAYMVFDYIVEE
- a CDS encoding ABC transporter ATP-binding protein; the encoded protein is MDNPFLRTEHLKLTFPNGNSGLEVLDEITFSVAREEFVAVLGPSGCGKSTLLRVLAGLLRPTAGKVCFDNRPLDGPQTRVGLVFQQANLMPWRTVLRNITLPLELRGVPWAEARQRAEALIALVGLQGFEDTLPRDLSGGMAQRVAIARALIHDPEVLLLDEPFASLDALTRERMWEELLRIWQAQRKTVVMVTHSVTEALLLADRVLVLSPRPARIRLDLHVDLPRPRSMNLRYTPEFARLDRRLRSAIGWE
- a CDS encoding c-type cytochrome is translated as MRSLRALLPFLLLLLVVLLAGCNFTLATDVTPPPGWKPTPVPPTPQVERLYPLTPPDPANGAALYQTKCADCHGPEGKGDGRLANQLPKQPPSFVDPEHAANASPAEWFLTVTQGKMDALMPSFASLPEADRWDIVAYITSLRYAKADQQQGASLYEERCATCHSQGEENAPLTWQNTAGLSDAELRQMLTQADGTKHPAVEGLTPDEVPAIIAYVRTLGTTQAVAAAEPTATATPQAEPTATTTASETATATTGTSEATPEATVEATASATSTSEAKPEQVTIQGTVTNHSGGEVPSGLKVTLYGLDRQTSQVVLQEETQTDADGKFVFKNIEAPFHRIFVVSVEYQGTTYVSDWAIASGNEEIDLPVTIYDTTTDTSTLRADRLHIFFEFPQEGTLRVIELYVISNDGDKTVVPPSPGEPVLHFTLPKGATNLQFQNGGLGGRFVATEAGFGDTQPVPPGQGSHQVLFAYELPYTKKVSVRHPVHLPIDSAILIVPDTGGLKVRSQMFTPAGTQTIEGKNFQVFRSQALQPDQEIAFEVSGRPTPATGPDISSRAGLAIGLGVFGLALIVVGIVLWRRPQTAEEVAEEEAESDEAPPDLEEDPETLMDAILALDDLYQQGKLSEEAYQTRRAELKARLAELLHASDNPTAQDDTPDETGEEEA
- a CDS encoding TlpA family protein disulfide reductase; translated protein: MNPTELLESQEPEQKTPLTMILIWAGVLALLAVVGLMLKRTHQGPIQVGDPVPDLSVTAFDGTTYRLSELHGKVVLINFWASWCTTCKDEAAPLEQAWRQLSPRGDVLFLGLDYVDTEPEAKAYLAKFDITYPNGPDLGTRWAQAFRIRGVPETYILDKEGRLAYIKIGPFAGLNEILNAITPLLEP